A window from Burkholderiales bacterium encodes these proteins:
- the tufB gene encoding elongation factor Tu — MAKEKFERKKPHVNVGTIGHVDHGKTTLTAALTLVLSKKFGGQAKKYEEIDSAPEEKARGITINTAHVEYETAKRHYAHVDCPGHADYIKNMITGAAQMDGAILVVSAADGPMPQTREHILLARQVGVPYIVVYLNKADMVDDPELLELVEMEVRELLSKYDFPGDKTPIIVGSALKALEGDQSEIGEPSIWKLAEALDEYIPEPKRDIDKPFLMPVEDVFSISGRGTVVTGRVERGVIKVGDEIEIVGLRPTQKTVCTGVEMFRKLLDEGRAGDNIGVLLRGTKREEVERGQVLAKPGTITPHTKFTAEVYVLSKEEGGRHTPFFNGYRPQFYFRTTDVTGSIELPAGTEMVMPGDNVSITVSLIAPIAMEEGLRFAIREGGRTVGAGVVAKIIE; from the coding sequence ATGGCCAAGGAGAAATTTGAGCGCAAGAAGCCGCATGTGAACGTAGGCACGATTGGGCACGTGGATCATGGCAAGACGACGCTGACGGCGGCGTTGACGCTGGTGTTGTCGAAGAAGTTTGGGGGTCAGGCGAAGAAGTACGAGGAGATTGATTCGGCGCCGGAGGAGAAGGCGCGGGGGATCACGATCAACACGGCGCACGTGGAGTACGAGACGGCCAAGCGTCACTATGCGCACGTAGACTGTCCGGGGCATGCGGACTACATCAAGAACATGATCACGGGTGCGGCGCAGATGGATGGGGCGATTTTGGTGGTGTCGGCGGCTGATGGGCCGATGCCGCAGACGCGCGAGCACATTTTGCTGGCGCGCCAGGTGGGGGTGCCCTACATTGTGGTGTATTTGAACAAGGCCGACATGGTGGACGATCCTGAGCTTCTGGAGCTGGTGGAGATGGAGGTTCGGGAGTTGTTGTCCAAGTATGATTTTCCTGGGGACAAGACCCCGATCATTGTGGGCTCGGCGCTGAAGGCGCTGGAGGGGGACCAGTCGGAGATTGGGGAGCCCTCCATTTGGAAGCTGGCGGAAGCCTTAGACGAGTACATTCCCGAGCCCAAGCGCGACATCGACAAGCCCTTCCTGATGCCGGTGGAGGATGTGTTTTCGATCTCTGGGCGCGGCACGGTGGTGACGGGCCGGGTGGAGCGTGGTGTGATCAAGGTGGGCGACGAGATCGAGATTGTAGGGTTGAGGCCCACCCAGAAGACGGTGTGCACGGGGGTGGAGATGTTCAGGAAGCTCCTGGACGAGGGGCGTGCGGGCGACAACATCGGGGTGTTGCTGCGGGGCACCAAGCGCGAGGAGGTGGAGCGCGGGCAGGTGCTGGCGAAGCCGGGCACGATCACTCCGCACACCAAGTTTACTGCCGAGGTCTATGTGCTTTCCAAGGAGGAGGGGGGTCGGCACACGCCGTTTTTCAACGGTTATCGGCCGCAGTTTTACTTTCGCACGACCGATGTGACGGGCTCCATTGAGCTGCCGGCGGGCACCGAGATGGTGATGCCTGGGGACAATGTGTCGATCACGGTGAGCTTGATTGCCCCGATTGCGATGGAGGAGGGGCTGCGCTTTGCCATCCGCGAGGGCGGGCGCACGGTGGGCGCCGGCGTGGTGGCGAAAATCATCGAATAG
- the rpsG gene encoding 30S ribosomal protein S7 produces MPRRREVPKREVLPDPKFGNQEVAKFINVIMTRGKKSVAERIVYGALEQIQKRSGKDPLEVFSQALANVRPMVEVKSRRVGGANYQVPVEVRPVRRTALAMRWIRDAARKRGEKSMGLRLANELSEAAEGRGGAVKKREEVHRMAEANKAFSHYRF; encoded by the coding sequence ATGCCGCGACGCAGAGAAGTTCCGAAACGCGAAGTTCTTCCGGATCCGAAGTTCGGGAACCAGGAAGTGGCCAAGTTCATCAACGTGATCATGACCCGGGGCAAGAAATCGGTCGCCGAGCGCATCGTCTACGGCGCGCTGGAGCAAATACAGAAGCGCTCGGGCAAGGACCCGCTGGAGGTTTTCTCCCAGGCGCTCGCCAACGTGCGGCCGATGGTGGAGGTGAAGAGCCGGCGCGTCGGCGGGGCCAACTATCAGGTGCCGGTGGAAGTGCGCCCGGTGCGCCGCACCGCGCTGGCGATGCGCTGGATCCGCGACGCGGCGCGCAAGCGCGGCGAGAAGTCCATGGGCCTGCGGCTGGCTAACGAGCTTAGCGAGGCGGCGGAGGGCCGCGGCGGCGCCGTGAAGAAGCGCGAGGAAGTGCATCGCATGGCCGAGGCCAACAAGGCTTTCAGTCACTACCGGTTTTAA
- the fusA2 gene encoding elongation factor G 2: MPRTTPIQRYRNIGISAHIDAGKTTTTERILFYTGVSHKIGEVHDGAAVMDWMEQERERGITITSAATTCFWRGMDQNYPEHRINIIDTPGHVDFTIEVERSMRVLDGACMVYCAVGGVQPQSETVWRQANKYRVPRLAFVNKMDRQGADFFRVFEQMRARLKANPVPIQIPIGAEEKFEGVVDLVRMKAIYWDDSTQGMKFELKDIPGSLRDQAQEWRDKMVESAAEADEELMNKYLEEGDLSVEDIKKGLRSRTISFEIVPMLCGSAFKNKGVQAMLDAVIDYLPSPADIPPVKGVLENGQPGEREAKDEAPFSALAFKIMTDPYVGQITFLRVYSGVLNSGDTVFNPVKGKKERIGRLLQMHANERAEIKEVRAGDIAAVVGLKDVSTGDTLCDPNNVITLERMEFPEPVIHVAVEPKTKADQEKMGIALSRLAQEDPSFRVRTDEESGQTIISGMGELHLEIIVDRMRREFGVEANVGAPQVAYRETIKKAAEAEGKFIKQTGGRGQYGHVWLRVEPNGPGKGFEFVDAIKGGVVPREYIPAVQKGLEDTLPNGVLAGFPIVDVKVTLFDGSYHEVDSNENAFKMAASIGFKEALRKANPTLLEPMMAVEVETPEEFMGNVMGDLSSRRGIVQGMEDRPGFKVVRAEVPLAEMFGYSTTLRSLTQGRATYTMEFKHYAEAPRNVAEAIINKK; the protein is encoded by the coding sequence GTGCCACGCACAACCCCCATCCAGCGCTATCGCAACATCGGCATCAGCGCCCACATCGATGCCGGCAAGACCACGACCACCGAGCGCATCCTGTTCTATACGGGTGTCTCCCACAAGATCGGGGAGGTGCACGACGGCGCCGCGGTCATGGACTGGATGGAGCAGGAGCGGGAGCGCGGGATCACCATCACCTCGGCCGCCACCACCTGCTTCTGGAGGGGCATGGACCAGAACTATCCGGAGCACCGGATCAACATCATCGACACGCCGGGGCACGTGGACTTCACCATCGAGGTGGAGCGCTCGATGCGGGTGCTCGACGGCGCGTGCATGGTCTACTGCGCGGTGGGCGGCGTGCAGCCCCAGTCCGAGACGGTCTGGCGCCAGGCCAACAAGTACCGCGTGCCCCGGCTGGCTTTCGTCAACAAGATGGATCGGCAGGGAGCCGACTTCTTCAGGGTCTTCGAGCAGATGAGGGCCCGGCTCAAGGCCAACCCGGTTCCGATCCAGATTCCGATCGGAGCCGAAGAGAAGTTCGAAGGCGTGGTCGACCTGGTGCGCATGAAGGCGATCTACTGGGACGATTCCACCCAAGGGATGAAGTTCGAGCTCAAGGACATCCCGGGGAGCCTGCGGGACCAGGCCCAGGAGTGGCGCGACAAGATGGTGGAGAGCGCCGCCGAGGCCGACGAGGAGCTGATGAACAAATACCTCGAGGAAGGGGATCTCTCCGTCGAGGACATCAAGAAAGGGCTGCGCAGCCGCACCATTTCGTTCGAAATCGTGCCCATGCTGTGCGGTTCCGCGTTCAAGAACAAGGGCGTGCAGGCCATGCTGGACGCGGTGATCGACTACCTGCCGTCGCCAGCCGACATTCCCCCGGTCAAGGGCGTGCTGGAAAACGGCCAGCCTGGCGAGCGGGAAGCGAAGGACGAGGCTCCGTTCTCGGCCCTCGCGTTCAAGATCATGACCGACCCGTACGTGGGCCAGATCACCTTCCTGCGCGTCTATTCCGGGGTCCTCAATTCGGGTGACACCGTCTTCAACCCGGTCAAAGGGAAGAAGGAGCGCATCGGGCGCCTGCTGCAGATGCACGCCAACGAGCGCGCCGAAATCAAGGAGGTTCGGGCGGGAGACATCGCGGCGGTAGTGGGGCTCAAGGACGTGTCCACCGGCGATACCCTGTGCGATCCGAACAACGTTATCACCCTCGAGCGCATGGAGTTCCCGGAGCCGGTGATCCACGTGGCAGTGGAGCCGAAGACCAAGGCGGACCAGGAAAAAATGGGTATCGCCCTCTCCCGCCTGGCCCAGGAGGATCCGTCGTTTCGCGTACGCACCGACGAGGAATCCGGCCAAACCATCATCTCCGGCATGGGCGAGCTGCACCTGGAGATCATCGTGGACCGGATGCGGCGGGAGTTCGGCGTCGAGGCCAACGTCGGCGCTCCCCAGGTTGCCTACCGGGAAACCATCAAGAAGGCCGCCGAGGCCGAGGGCAAGTTCATCAAGCAGACCGGAGGCCGCGGCCAGTACGGCCACGTGTGGCTGCGGGTGGAGCCCAACGGGCCCGGCAAGGGCTTCGAGTTCGTCGACGCCATCAAGGGCGGCGTCGTTCCGCGGGAGTACATCCCGGCGGTGCAGAAGGGGCTGGAGGACACGCTGCCCAACGGCGTGCTGGCCGGCTTCCCGATCGTGGACGTCAAAGTCACGCTGTTCGACGGCTCCTATCACGAAGTGGACTCGAACGAGAACGCCTTCAAGATGGCGGCCTCCATCGGCTTCAAGGAGGCGCTCAGGAAAGCGAACCCGACGCTGCTCGAGCCCATGATGGCGGTGGAGGTCGAGACTCCCGAGGAATTCATGGGCAACGTCATGGGCGACCTGTCCTCCCGCCGTGGCATCGTGCAGGGCATGGAGGACCGACCTGGCTTCAAGGTGGTCCGCGCCGAGGTGCCGCTTGCCGAGATGTTCGGCTACTCCACCACGCTGCGCTCGCTTACCCAGGGCCGCGCCACGTACACGATGGAGTTCAAGCACTACGCCGAGGCGCCCCGCAACGTCGCGGAAGCGATCATCAACAAGAAATAG
- the rpsL gene encoding 30S ribosomal protein S12: MPTVNQLVRKPREPKRAKSKVPALEGCPQKRGVCTRVYTTTPKKPNSALRKVAKVRLTNGYEVIGYIGGEGHNLQEHSVVLIRGGRVKDLPGVRYHIVRGSLDTAGVKDRKQGRSKYGAKRPKSA; encoded by the coding sequence ATGCCAACAGTCAACCAGCTGGTACGCAAGCCCCGCGAGCCCAAGCGGGCGAAGAGCAAGGTGCCGGCGCTCGAGGGCTGCCCCCAGAAGCGCGGCGTTTGCACGCGTGTCTATACCACGACGCCGAAAAAGCCTAACTCGGCGCTGCGCAAAGTGGCCAAAGTGCGCCTGACCAACGGCTACGAGGTCATCGGCTACATCGGCGGGGAAGGGCACAATCTCCAGGAACATTCCGTGGTCCTGATCCGCGGGGGACGGGTTAAGGACCTGCCCGGGGTCCGCTACCACATCGTCCGCGGCAGCCTAGACACCGCCGGCGTCAAGGACCGCAAGCAGGGCCGCTCCAAGTACGGGGCGAAGCGGCCGAAGTCCGCCTGA
- the rpsJ gene encoding 30S ribosomal protein S10: MQSQKIRIRLKAFDYRLIDQSALEIVETAKRTGAVVRGPVPLPTRIERFDVLRSPHVNKTSRDQFEIRTHLRLMDIIDPTDKTVDALMKLDLPAGVDVEIKL, encoded by the coding sequence ATGCAGAGCCAGAAGATACGAATCCGCCTCAAGGCGTTCGATTACCGCCTGATCGACCAGTCGGCGCTGGAGATCGTCGAAACTGCCAAGCGGACCGGGGCGGTGGTGCGCGGCCCCGTGCCGCTGCCGACACGCATCGAGCGCTTCGATGTCCTGCGCTCGCCCCACGTCAACAAGACCTCGCGCGACCAGTTCGAGATTCGCACGCACTTGAGGCTGATGGACATCATAGATCCCACCGACAAGACGGTGGACGCGCTGATGAAGCTCGATCTGCCGGCGGGGGTGGACGTGGAGATCAAGTTATAG
- the rpoC gene encoding DNA-directed RNA polymerase subunit beta': MKALLDLFKQVTQEEEFDAIKIGLASPEKIRSWSYGEVKKPETINYRTFKPERDGLFCAKIFGPVKDYECLCGKYKRLKHRGVICEKCGVEVTLSKVRRERMGHIELASPVAHIWFLKSLPSRMGMVLDMTLRDIERVLYFEAYVVVDPGLTPLHRGQLLTEDDYLSKVEEYGDDFTAQMGAEGVRELLRTLDLNKEIEKLRQELEATGSDSKIKKIAKRLKVLEAFQKSGIKPEWMILEVLPVLPPELRPLVPLDGGRFATSDLNDLYRRVINRNNRLKRLLELKAPDIIVRNEKRMLQEAVDSLLDNGRRGKAMTGANKRPLKSLADMIKGKGGRFRQNLLGKRVDYSGRSVIVVGPQLKLHQCGLPKKMALELFKPFIFHKLEVLGLATTIKAAKRMVEQEAPEVWDILEEVIREHPVLLNRAPTLHRLGIQAFEPVLIEGKAIQLHPLVCTAFNADFDGDQMAVHVPLSLEAQMEARTLMLSSNNILSPANGEPIIVPSQDIVLGLYYMTREKIGAMGEGMAFADVAEVARAYETRQVELGARIKVRIREYEIGPDGDKREKWTRYDTTVGRALLSELLPAGLPFQLIDKPLKKKEISRLINMSFRRCGLRETVIFADQLMYTGFSLATRAGLSICVDDMLVPPQKSEIIAQAEKEVQEIEAQYTSGLVTQGERYNKVVDIWGRAADQVAKAMMDQLGQEQVMQWDPKKKQRVPMTDKKGNVVTQESFNSIYMMADSGARGSAAQIRQLAGMRGLMAKPDGSIIETPITANFREGLNVLQYFISTHGARKGLADTALKTANSGYLTRRLVDVTQDLVVTEADCGTTNGFSMKALVEGGEVVEPLRERILGRVTAVDVINPDTGDVLVPAGTLLDENLVDQVEALGVDEVRVRTPLTCETRWGLCAKCYGRDLGRGTLVNVGEAVGVIAAQSIGEPGTQLTMRTFHIGGAASRTTAASHVESKSNGTVRFSAGMRYVTNARGEQVVISRNGEVLIQDEGGRERERHKIPYGATLLAKDGQTVKAGAMLANWDPHTRPIITEYAGTIKFENVEEGVTVARQIDEVTGLSTLVVIDPKRRGVAQTKGLRPLVKLLDRDGQEVRVAGTDVPVTITFQIGSIITVRDGQEVGVGEVLARIPQETSKTRDITGGLPRVAELFEARSPKDAGMLAEVTGTVSFGKDTKGKQRLVITDLDGVAHEFLIPKDKHVLVHDGQVVNKGEMIVDGPKDPHDILRLQGVEELARYVIDEVQDVYRLQGVKINDKHIEVIVRQMLRRVQIADAGDSKFIPGEQVERAEVLEENERLEAEGKKPATYEYMLLGITKASLSTDSFISAASFQETTRVLTEAAIMGKRDELRGLKENVIVGRLIPAGTGLAYHNLRRRQALGAEVAEGAEALETEGGQAQDQAHVA; encoded by the coding sequence ATGAAAGCACTGCTGGATCTGTTCAAGCAGGTCACCCAGGAAGAGGAATTCGACGCCATCAAGATCGGCCTGGCGTCGCCCGAGAAGATCCGTTCCTGGTCTTACGGGGAGGTCAAGAAGCCCGAGACCATCAACTACCGCACGTTCAAGCCGGAGCGGGACGGGTTGTTCTGCGCCAAGATCTTCGGTCCCGTCAAGGATTACGAGTGCCTGTGCGGCAAGTACAAGCGGCTCAAGCATCGCGGCGTGATCTGCGAGAAGTGCGGCGTCGAGGTGACCCTGTCCAAGGTGCGCCGCGAGCGCATGGGCCACATTGAGCTCGCCTCGCCCGTGGCCCACATCTGGTTCCTCAAATCCCTGCCTTCGCGCATGGGGATGGTGCTGGACATGACATTGCGCGACATCGAGCGCGTCCTGTACTTCGAGGCCTACGTGGTGGTGGACCCGGGCCTCACCCCGCTGCACCGCGGCCAGCTACTGACGGAGGACGATTACCTCAGCAAGGTGGAAGAATACGGGGACGATTTCACCGCCCAGATGGGCGCCGAGGGTGTCCGCGAGCTGCTGCGCACCCTTGACCTCAACAAGGAGATCGAAAAGCTGCGCCAGGAGCTGGAAGCCACGGGCTCCGACTCCAAAATCAAGAAGATCGCCAAGCGCCTGAAGGTGCTGGAAGCCTTCCAGAAGTCCGGGATCAAGCCGGAATGGATGATCTTGGAAGTGTTGCCCGTGCTGCCGCCGGAGCTGCGGCCGCTGGTGCCCCTGGACGGCGGGCGCTTCGCCACCTCCGACCTGAACGACCTCTACCGCCGCGTGATCAACCGCAACAACCGCCTAAAACGGCTGCTGGAGCTGAAGGCTCCGGACATCATCGTGCGCAACGAGAAGCGTATGCTCCAGGAGGCGGTGGATTCGCTGCTCGACAACGGCCGCCGCGGCAAGGCCATGACCGGCGCCAACAAGCGCCCGCTCAAGTCCCTGGCTGACATGATCAAGGGCAAGGGCGGCCGTTTCCGTCAGAATCTGCTGGGCAAGCGGGTGGACTACTCGGGCCGCTCGGTGATCGTGGTGGGGCCCCAGTTGAAGCTCCATCAGTGCGGCCTGCCCAAGAAGATGGCGCTGGAGCTGTTCAAGCCGTTCATCTTCCACAAGCTGGAAGTGCTGGGGCTCGCCACCACCATCAAGGCGGCGAAGCGCATGGTGGAACAGGAAGCCCCCGAGGTGTGGGACATCCTGGAAGAGGTGATCCGCGAGCATCCGGTGCTGCTCAACCGCGCGCCCACCCTGCACCGCCTCGGCATCCAGGCGTTCGAGCCGGTGCTGATCGAGGGCAAGGCGATCCAGCTCCATCCGCTGGTGTGCACGGCGTTCAACGCCGACTTCGACGGCGACCAGATGGCGGTGCACGTGCCCCTGTCTCTGGAAGCGCAGATGGAGGCGCGCACCCTCATGCTCTCCTCCAACAACATCCTGTCCCCGGCCAACGGCGAGCCGATCATCGTTCCTTCCCAGGACATCGTGCTGGGCCTGTACTACATGACGCGGGAGAAGATCGGCGCCATGGGCGAGGGCATGGCCTTCGCCGACGTGGCCGAGGTGGCGCGCGCCTACGAGACCAGGCAGGTGGAGCTCGGCGCGCGCATCAAGGTGCGCATCCGCGAGTACGAGATCGGACCCGATGGCGACAAGCGGGAGAAGTGGACCCGTTACGACACCACGGTGGGCCGGGCGCTGCTCTCGGAGCTTCTGCCCGCTGGCTTGCCGTTCCAGTTGATCGACAAGCCGCTCAAGAAGAAGGAGATCTCCAGGCTGATCAACATGAGCTTCCGCCGCTGCGGCTTGCGCGAAACGGTGATCTTCGCCGACCAGCTCATGTACACGGGCTTCTCCCTGGCGACGCGCGCGGGGCTTTCGATTTGCGTCGACGACATGCTGGTGCCACCCCAGAAGTCCGAGATCATCGCCCAAGCCGAGAAGGAGGTGCAGGAGATCGAGGCCCAGTACACCTCGGGCCTGGTGACCCAGGGGGAGCGCTACAACAAAGTGGTGGACATCTGGGGTCGGGCGGCCGACCAGGTGGCCAAGGCGATGATGGACCAGCTTGGCCAGGAGCAGGTCATGCAATGGGACCCGAAGAAGAAGCAGCGGGTCCCGATGACCGACAAGAAGGGCAACGTGGTCACCCAGGAGTCGTTCAACTCCATCTACATGATGGCCGACTCCGGCGCCCGGGGCTCGGCGGCCCAGATCCGGCAGCTTGCCGGCATGCGGGGATTGATGGCCAAGCCCGACGGATCCATCATCGAGACCCCGATTACCGCCAACTTCCGCGAGGGCCTGAACGTCCTGCAGTACTTCATCTCCACCCACGGCGCGCGCAAGGGCCTGGCGGACACGGCGCTCAAGACCGCCAATTCCGGCTATCTGACGCGGCGTCTGGTGGACGTGACCCAGGATCTGGTGGTCACGGAGGCCGATTGCGGCACCACCAACGGTTTCTCCATGAAGGCGCTGGTGGAGGGCGGGGAGGTGGTAGAGCCCTTGCGCGAGCGCATCCTCGGGCGCGTCACCGCGGTGGACGTCATCAACCCGGACACGGGCGACGTCCTGGTTCCCGCCGGGACGCTGCTGGACGAGAACCTGGTGGACCAGGTCGAGGCGCTGGGCGTCGACGAGGTGCGGGTGCGCACGCCGCTCACCTGCGAGACCCGCTGGGGCCTGTGCGCCAAGTGCTATGGGCGCGATCTCGGGCGCGGGACCCTGGTCAACGTGGGCGAGGCCGTGGGGGTCATCGCCGCCCAGTCGATCGGCGAGCCGGGAACCCAGCTCACCATGCGCACGTTCCACATCGGCGGCGCCGCGTCGCGAACCACCGCGGCGAGCCACGTGGAAAGCAAATCCAACGGCACGGTGCGCTTCTCCGCGGGCATGCGCTACGTGACCAACGCCCGGGGCGAGCAGGTGGTGATCTCGCGCAATGGCGAGGTGCTCATCCAGGACGAGGGCGGTCGCGAGCGCGAGCGGCACAAAATCCCCTACGGCGCCACCTTGCTGGCTAAGGACGGCCAGACGGTGAAGGCGGGGGCCATGCTGGCCAACTGGGATCCCCACACTCGGCCGATCATCACCGAGTACGCGGGCACCATCAAGTTCGAAAACGTGGAAGAAGGCGTGACCGTGGCTCGCCAGATCGACGAGGTCACGGGGCTTTCGACCCTGGTGGTGATCGATCCCAAGCGGCGCGGCGTGGCCCAGACCAAGGGATTGCGGCCCCTGGTCAAGCTGCTGGACAGGGACGGCCAGGAGGTGAGAGTGGCCGGCACCGACGTGCCGGTCACCATCACCTTCCAGATCGGCTCCATCATCACGGTGCGCGACGGGCAGGAAGTGGGCGTCGGGGAAGTGCTGGCGCGCATTCCCCAGGAGACCTCCAAGACACGCGACATCACCGGCGGCTTGCCGCGGGTGGCGGAGCTGTTCGAAGCGCGCTCGCCCAAAGACGCCGGCATGCTGGCGGAGGTCACCGGTACCGTCTCCTTCGGCAAGGACACCAAGGGCAAGCAACGGTTGGTGATCACCGATCTGGACGGGGTGGCCCATGAGTTCCTGATACCGAAGGACAAGCATGTCCTGGTGCACGACGGCCAGGTGGTGAACAAGGGCGAGATGATCGTGGACGGCCCGAAGGATCCCCACGATATCCTGCGCCTGCAGGGCGTGGAGGAGCTGGCCCGCTACGTCATCGACGAGGTGCAGGACGTCTATCGGTTGCAGGGCGTGAAGATCAACGACAAGCACATCGAGGTGATCGTGCGGCAGATGCTGCGTCGGGTGCAGATCGCCGACGCCGGCGACAGCAAGTTCATCCCCGGCGAGCAGGTGGAGCGCGCCGAGGTGCTGGAGGAAAACGAGCGGCTGGAGGCCGAGGGCAAGAAGCCCGCGACCTACGAATACATGCTGCTCGGCATCACCAAGGCCTCGCTCTCCACCGATTCGTTCATCTCCGCGGCCTCCTTCCAGGAGACGACCCGCGTGCTCACCGAGGCGGCGATCATGGGCAAGCGGGACGAGCTGCGCGGGCTCAAGGAGAACGTCATCGTCGGCCGCCTCATACCGGCGGGAACGGGCCTCGCCTACCACAACCTGCGGCGCCGGCAGGCGCTGGGGGCAGAGGTGGCCGAGGGGGCCGAGGCGCTGGAAACCGAGGGAGGACAGGCCCAGGACCAGGCGCACGTTGCTTGA